A window of Cryptomeria japonica chromosome 3, Sugi_1.0, whole genome shotgun sequence contains these coding sequences:
- the LOC131037199 gene encoding brassinosteroid-responsive RING protein 1-like, protein MGFPVNCRNIAIPRVLLYLASAMLYIKTGFCCFLSALGLSEPPEDEIYLWQELQQIPSDISASSSGEMIKNILPIITFRNVADKFAKISEDFVCAICLRSFEENDEIRELYNCCHIFHRNCLDKWIDSHQDTCPFCRCPLLPPIERVYK, encoded by the coding sequence ATGGGATTTCCTGTAAATTGCCGTAATATCGCTATACCCAGAGTTCTGCTCTACTTGGCATCAGCCATGTTGTATATAAAGACTGGATTTTGTTGCTTTCTTTCTGCTCTTGGCCTCAGCGAACCCCCAGAGGATGAGATCTATTTGTGGCAAGAACTACAACAAATTCCCTCTGACATTTCTGCATCTTCTTCAGGTGAGATGATTAAAAATATATTGCCTATCATTACATTTAGAAATGTTGCAGACAAGTTTGCTAAGATTTCTGAGGATTTTGTGTGCGCGATATGCTTGAGATCTTTTGAAGAAAATGACGAAATCCGAGAGCTTTACAATTGCTGCCACATATTTCATAGAAATTGTTTGGATAAATGGATTGATAGCCATCAGGATACCTGCCCTTTCTGCAGATGCCCTCTGCTTCCACCGATTGAACGTGTTTATAAATGA